Proteins encoded in a region of the Methylobacterium radiotolerans JCM 2831 genome:
- a CDS encoding DUF3572 domain-containing protein, giving the protein MNGKPLQGDESAERLALDVLLWIAGDDDRLLPFLAASGLSPDTLRASAREPAFLVGVLDHVMGDENVLVACANGLGIKPERIAAAWQRLSPRPDDEWA; this is encoded by the coding sequence ATGAATGGCAAACCTCTTCAAGGGGATGAGTCGGCCGAACGGCTCGCCCTGGACGTTCTGTTGTGGATCGCTGGGGACGACGACCGTCTCCTGCCCTTCCTGGCGGCGAGCGGCCTGAGCCCCGACACGCTCCGCGCGAGCGCCCGGGAGCCCGCCTTCCTGGTGGGCGTGCTCGACCACGTGATGGGTGACGAGAACGTGCTCGTCGCCTGCGCGAACGGCCTCGGCATCAAGCCGGAGCGGATCGCCGCGGCCTGGCAGAGGCTGTCGCCGCGGCCGGACGACGAGTGGGCGTGA
- a CDS encoding acetyl-CoA carboxylase carboxyltransferase subunit alpha — translation MAVTRTYLDFEKPVAELEAKLEELRAVSARDGAVSIAEEVGRLEAKAGQALAEIYANLTPWQKTQVARHPQRPHFVDYCDGLITEFTPLAGDRSFGEDEAILGGFGRFRGRPVLVLGQEKGATTEARLRHNFGMARPEGYRKAVRLMETADRFGLAVLAFVDTAGAYPGIEAEERGQAEAIARSTEACLALGVPNVAVVIGEGGSGGAIALATANRVLMLEHAIYGVISPEGAASILWRDQGRASDAATAMKITAQDLLRLGVIDGIIPEATGGAHRDREAAIRAAGDAVADALAQFDGLSPAEVRDRRAEKFLAIGRTL, via the coding sequence ATGGCGGTGACGCGCACCTACCTCGACTTCGAGAAGCCGGTGGCCGAGCTGGAGGCCAAGCTCGAGGAGCTGCGCGCCGTGAGCGCGCGCGACGGCGCGGTCTCGATCGCCGAGGAGGTCGGCCGGCTCGAGGCCAAGGCCGGCCAGGCGCTCGCCGAGATCTACGCGAATCTCACGCCCTGGCAGAAGACCCAGGTGGCCCGCCACCCGCAGCGGCCGCACTTCGTGGACTATTGCGACGGGCTCATCACCGAGTTCACCCCGCTGGCCGGCGACCGCAGCTTCGGCGAGGACGAGGCGATCCTGGGCGGGTTCGGCCGGTTCCGCGGCCGGCCGGTCCTGGTGCTCGGCCAGGAGAAGGGCGCCACCACCGAGGCGCGGCTGCGCCACAATTTCGGGATGGCCCGGCCCGAGGGCTACCGCAAGGCGGTCCGGCTCATGGAGACCGCCGACCGGTTCGGCTTAGCCGTCCTCGCCTTCGTGGACACCGCCGGCGCCTATCCGGGCATCGAGGCGGAGGAGCGCGGCCAGGCCGAGGCCATCGCCCGCTCGACCGAGGCCTGCCTCGCGCTGGGCGTGCCGAACGTCGCCGTGGTGATCGGGGAGGGCGGCTCGGGCGGCGCCATCGCGCTCGCCACCGCCAACCGGGTGCTCATGCTGGAGCACGCGATCTACGGGGTGATCTCGCCGGAGGGCGCCGCCTCGATCCTGTGGCGCGACCAGGGCCGCGCCTCCGACGCCGCCACCGCCATGAAGATCACCGCCCAGGACCTGCTGCGACTCGGCGTCATCGACGGGATCATCCCGGAGGCCACCGGCGGGGCGCACCGCGACCGCGAGGCGGCGATCCGGGCCGCGGGCGACGCCGTCGCCGACGCCCTCGCCCAGTTCGACGGCCTCTCGCCCGCCGAGGTCCGCGACCGGCGCGCGGAGAAGTTCCTGGCGATCGGCCGGACCCTGTGA
- a CDS encoding response regulator: MKKTVLIVEDNELNMKLFNDLLEANGYATLKTAHGIEAIELARAHHPDLILMDIQLPEVSGLEVTKWLKEDDDLKGIPVIAITAFAMKGDEERIREGGCEAYLSKPISVAKFLATVRAYLEPR, translated from the coding sequence ATGAAGAAGACGGTGCTGATCGTCGAGGACAACGAGTTGAACATGAAGCTGTTCAACGATCTCCTGGAGGCGAACGGCTACGCGACGCTCAAGACCGCCCACGGCATCGAGGCGATCGAGCTGGCGCGCGCCCACCACCCCGACCTGATCCTCATGGACATCCAGCTCCCCGAGGTCTCCGGCCTCGAGGTGACGAAATGGCTCAAGGAGGACGACGACCTCAAGGGCATCCCGGTGATCGCCATCACGGCCTTCGCCATGAAGGGCGACGAGGAGCGGATCCGCGAGGGCGGCTGCGAGGCCTACCTGTCGAAGCCGATCTCGGTCGCGAAGTTTTTGGCAACGGTTCGGGCCTATCTTGAACCGCGTTGA
- a CDS encoding PleD family two-component system response regulator: MSARVLIVDDLFPNVRLLETKLGLEYFDTLAAMNGRDAIAICEKGLCDLVLLDVMMPGMDGFEVCRHLKNNPLTAHIPVVMVTALDQPADRLRGLDAGADDFLTKPVDDTALFTRVRSLVRLKAVTDELRQRALASREFGIGDPLALATAETGLDARILLIEDRPGSAERLAGALRQHHVVTVEPDPQEALRRAAEETFDLALVSLDLTGFDGLRLCSQLRSLDRTRAMPLIMLAEEYDRARVVRGLDFGVHDFLMRPVDRNELMARVRTQVKRKRFTDALRGAMQASLQMAVTDALTGLHNRRYLDNHLGTLFGDEAARRANLAALILDIDHFKGINDSFGHEAGDEVLRGFAERVRQHTRPIDIVARYGGEEVVVILPEAGLVEAQGIAERIRERVEAVPFTVQRASRTVSVTVSIGVAVRRGDDLGPADMLRRADLALYRAKAAGRNRVESQAA; this comes from the coding sequence ATGTCGGCCCGTGTCCTGATCGTCGACGATCTGTTCCCGAACGTCAGGCTTCTGGAGACGAAGCTCGGCCTGGAATATTTCGACACGCTCGCGGCCATGAACGGCCGGGACGCGATCGCGATCTGCGAGAAGGGCCTCTGCGACCTCGTCCTGCTCGACGTGATGATGCCCGGCATGGACGGGTTCGAGGTCTGCCGGCACCTCAAGAACAACCCGCTCACGGCCCATATCCCGGTGGTGATGGTCACGGCCCTCGACCAGCCCGCGGACCGCCTGCGCGGCCTCGATGCCGGGGCCGACGACTTCCTGACCAAGCCGGTGGACGACACCGCCCTGTTCACGCGGGTGCGCAGCCTGGTGCGGCTCAAGGCCGTGACGGACGAGCTGCGCCAGCGCGCGCTCGCCTCCCGCGAGTTCGGCATCGGCGATCCCCTGGCGCTCGCCACCGCCGAGACCGGCCTCGACGCCCGGATCCTGCTGATCGAGGACCGTCCCGGATCGGCCGAGCGCCTCGCCGGGGCCCTGCGCCAGCACCACGTCGTCACGGTCGAGCCCGACCCGCAGGAGGCCCTGCGCCGCGCCGCCGAGGAGACCTTCGACCTCGCCCTGGTGAGCCTCGACCTCACCGGCTTCGACGGCCTGCGCCTGTGCAGCCAGCTCCGGTCCCTCGACCGGACCCGGGCGATGCCGCTGATCATGCTCGCCGAGGAGTACGACCGCGCCCGGGTGGTCCGCGGCCTCGATTTCGGCGTGCACGACTTCCTGATGCGGCCGGTCGACCGCAACGAGCTGATGGCCCGGGTCCGCACGCAGGTGAAGCGCAAGCGCTTCACCGACGCGCTCCGCGGGGCGATGCAGGCCTCCCTGCAGATGGCCGTGACCGATGCGCTCACCGGCCTGCACAACCGGCGCTACCTCGACAACCACCTCGGCACGCTGTTCGGCGACGAGGCCGCCCGCCGGGCGAACCTCGCCGCGCTGATCCTCGACATCGACCACTTCAAGGGGATCAACGACAGCTTCGGCCACGAGGCCGGCGACGAGGTGCTGCGCGGCTTCGCCGAGCGCGTCCGCCAGCACACGCGGCCCATCGACATCGTGGCGCGCTACGGCGGCGAGGAGGTGGTGGTGATCCTGCCGGAGGCGGGCCTCGTCGAGGCGCAGGGCATAGCCGAGCGCATCCGCGAGCGCGTCGAGGCGGTGCCGTTCACCGTGCAGCGGGCGAGCCGGACCGTGTCGGTGACGGTCTCGATCGGCGTCGCCGTGCGCCGCGGCGACGATCTCGGCCCCGCCGACATGCTCCGCCGGGCCGACCTCGCCCTCTACCGGGCCAAGGCGGCGGGCCGGAACCGGGTCGAGTCGCAGGCGGCCTGA
- a CDS encoding helix-hairpin-helix domain-containing protein, with amino-acid sequence MPSDATAFPAEPPPREAQPGPSAQEPAGQDEVDRAEDSAGPRALAILDLNTASVADLNRLRGGGAIGRAIVAKRPYTSVEQLLSKRVLSRSVYEKIKDQVTVR; translated from the coding sequence ATGCCCTCCGACGCGACGGCCTTCCCCGCCGAGCCGCCCCCGCGGGAGGCGCAGCCCGGGCCGTCGGCGCAGGAGCCGGCCGGTCAGGACGAGGTCGACCGGGCGGAGGACAGCGCCGGTCCCCGGGCCCTGGCCATCCTCGATCTCAACACCGCCTCGGTGGCGGATCTCAACCGCCTGCGCGGCGGCGGCGCCATCGGCCGGGCGATCGTCGCCAAGCGGCCCTACACGTCGGTGGAGCAGCTGCTGTCGAAGCGCGTGCTCAGCCGGTCAGTCTACGAGAAGATCAAGGATCAGGTGACTGTGCGGTGA
- a CDS encoding ABC transporter ATP-binding protein, whose protein sequence is MSGPAPRPGAGPRQRLRERLAGRLGGRLGERLGERVGALRYLPTLFREIAAASPRLLAASLSLRLVAACLPVLTLYLAKLILDGIVAEHARPAPEAGLAAWFADPGRARLAGLVAAELGLALLSDLTGRLTSLVETLIGDLYANAASLRLMAHAAELDLAQFEDSAQQDRLERARRQVSGRTGLIGTVFGQLQGLLTLATLAVGVAAFTPWLVVLIAAALVPAVLNEWHFTKAGYRLAWIRSPERRRIDYLRYLGASVETAKEIKLFGLAGYVTGLYAAVAGRLLAENRNLAVARAGWGFAFASLGTLAYYAAYAVIVWRTVAGAFSVGDLAFLAGAFQRLRGGLEGLLLGLTQITGQAQYLEDFYAFFAIRPQIRSPARPVPVPRPIREGLVFEGVGYRYPGTQTFALRDLSFAVRAGETVALVGGNGAGKTTIVKLMTRLYDPHEGRVLLDGVPLAAYDLDELRARIGAIFQDFVRFDLTAGENVAVGRIEAADDAGRIAAAAARGLAAPVIERLPGGYAQPLGKRFAGGLDLSGGEWQKVALSRAYMREAEILILDEPTAALDARAEHDVFARFRELSAGRTAVLISHRFSTVRMADRILVLEGGRVLEEGSHAALMARGGRYAELFTLQAEGYR, encoded by the coding sequence ATGAGCGGGCCCGCGCCGCGGCCGGGGGCGGGCCCGCGCCAGCGCCTCCGCGAGCGACTCGCTGGGCGCCTCGGTGGGCGCCTGGGCGAGCGCCTGGGCGAGCGCGTCGGCGCCCTGCGCTACCTGCCGACCCTGTTCCGGGAGATCGCCGCCGCGAGCCCGCGCCTGCTGGCGGCGAGCCTGTCGCTGCGCCTCGTGGCGGCCTGCCTGCCGGTCCTGACCCTCTACCTCGCCAAGCTGATCCTCGACGGGATCGTGGCCGAGCACGCCCGGCCGGCGCCGGAGGCGGGGCTCGCGGCGTGGTTCGCCGATCCCGGCCGGGCGCGGCTCGCCGGCCTCGTCGCCGCCGAGCTCGGCCTCGCCCTGCTCTCGGACCTGACCGGCCGGCTCACGAGCCTCGTCGAGACCCTGATCGGCGACCTCTACGCCAACGCGGCCTCCCTGCGGCTGATGGCGCACGCCGCCGAGCTCGACCTCGCGCAGTTCGAGGACAGCGCCCAGCAGGACCGGCTGGAGCGGGCGCGCCGGCAGGTCAGCGGCCGCACCGGCCTCATCGGCACGGTGTTCGGCCAGCTGCAGGGCCTCCTGACCCTCGCGACCCTGGCGGTCGGGGTCGCGGCCTTCACGCCCTGGCTCGTCGTGCTGATCGCCGCAGCCCTGGTCCCGGCGGTGCTCAACGAGTGGCACTTCACCAAGGCCGGCTACCGCCTCGCCTGGATCCGCAGCCCCGAGCGGCGGCGGATCGACTACCTGCGCTACCTCGGCGCCAGCGTCGAGACCGCCAAGGAGATCAAGCTCTTCGGCCTCGCGGGCTACGTCACCGGGCTCTACGCCGCGGTGGCGGGGCGGCTGCTGGCCGAGAACCGCAACCTCGCGGTCGCCCGGGCCGGCTGGGGCTTCGCCTTCGCGAGCCTCGGGACGCTCGCCTACTACGCCGCCTACGCGGTGATCGTCTGGCGGACGGTGGCGGGCGCCTTCTCGGTGGGCGACCTCGCCTTCCTGGCCGGCGCCTTCCAGCGGCTGCGCGGCGGCCTGGAGGGGCTGCTCCTCGGGCTGACCCAGATCACCGGCCAGGCGCAGTACCTCGAGGATTTCTACGCCTTCTTCGCGATCCGGCCGCAGATCCGCTCGCCCGCCCGGCCCGTGCCGGTGCCGCGCCCGATCCGGGAGGGGCTGGTCTTCGAGGGGGTCGGCTACCGCTATCCCGGCACGCAGACTTTCGCGCTGCGCGACCTCTCCTTCGCGGTCCGCGCCGGGGAGACGGTGGCGCTGGTCGGCGGCAACGGCGCCGGCAAGACCACGATCGTCAAGCTGATGACCCGGCTGTACGACCCGCACGAGGGCCGCGTGCTCCTCGACGGCGTGCCGCTCGCCGCCTACGACCTCGACGAGTTGCGGGCGCGGATCGGGGCGATCTTCCAGGACTTCGTCCGCTTCGACCTCACCGCCGGGGAGAACGTCGCGGTCGGCCGGATCGAGGCCGCCGACGACGCGGGCCGCATCGCGGCCGCGGCGGCCCGGGGGCTCGCGGCCCCGGTGATCGAGCGCCTGCCCGGGGGTTACGCCCAGCCGCTGGGCAAGCGCTTCGCCGGCGGTCTCGACCTCTCCGGGGGCGAGTGGCAGAAGGTCGCGCTGTCCCGGGCCTACATGCGCGAGGCCGAGATCCTGATCCTGGACGAGCCGACCGCGGCCCTCGACGCCCGGGCCGAGCACGACGTCTTCGCGCGGTTCCGGGAATTGTCGGCCGGGCGGACGGCGGTGCTGATCTCGCACCGCTTCTCCACCGTGCGCATGGCCGACCGCATCCTCGTCCTGGAGGGCGGCCGGGTGCTGGAGGAGGGCAGCCACGCCGCCCTCATGGCCCGCGGCGGCCGCTACGCCGAGCTGTTCACCCTCCAGGCGGAGGGCTACCGGTAG
- a CDS encoding DUF1796 family putative cysteine peptidase: MSEPGATGGLFGALGRLLGRRDAREPGRHNHVSLGCNCQMAHVLKTLDLRQWSGPLDWIFSMPGMARDCLADDFAALVDRGQLESIPEAERRGPGIWRGRHRLYRERHGLECVFNHHDPATSEADYAFLTEGVRRLRRALDTPGTDNRLWMMTHLHTPRDVVEAIDDLLGQRASRNHLTFVQLETGHPRMAVVEAVALRPTLRWLTVHTPSEPVGLRLADPADDAALVAIIRAEAARRPALFA, encoded by the coding sequence GTGAGCGAGCCCGGGGCGACGGGGGGCCTGTTCGGCGCGCTCGGCCGGCTGCTGGGCCGGCGCGACGCGCGGGAGCCGGGCCGGCACAACCACGTCTCCCTCGGCTGCAATTGCCAGATGGCGCACGTCCTCAAGACGCTCGACCTGCGCCAGTGGTCGGGGCCCCTCGACTGGATCTTCTCCATGCCCGGCATGGCCCGGGACTGTCTCGCCGACGACTTCGCCGCGCTCGTCGACCGGGGCCAGCTGGAGAGCATCCCGGAGGCCGAGCGGCGCGGCCCCGGCATCTGGCGCGGGCGCCACCGCCTCTACCGGGAGCGGCACGGCCTCGAGTGCGTGTTCAACCACCACGACCCGGCGACGAGCGAGGCGGACTACGCCTTCCTGACCGAGGGCGTGCGCCGGCTGCGCCGGGCCCTCGACACGCCGGGCACCGACAACCGGCTCTGGATGATGACCCATCTCCACACGCCCCGGGACGTGGTCGAGGCGATCGACGACCTGCTCGGGCAGCGCGCCAGCCGCAACCACCTGACCTTCGTGCAGCTCGAGACCGGGCACCCGCGCATGGCGGTGGTCGAGGCGGTCGCCCTCCGGCCCACCCTGCGCTGGCTCACCGTGCACACGCCCTCGGAGCCGGTCGGCCTGCGGCTGGCCGACCCGGCCGACGACGCGGCGCTGGTGGCGATCATCCGCGCCGAGGCGGCGCGGCGGCCGGCGCTGTTCGCCTGA
- the trpB gene encoding tryptophan synthase subunit beta, producing MTIAPEPNSFRTGPDERGRFGIFGGRFVAETLMPLILELEAAYETAKKDPAFQAEMESYGTHYIGRPSPLYYAERLTEHLRAKAPAGQGAKVYFKREELNHTGSHKVNNVLGQILLARRMGKPRIIAETGAGQHGVATATLCARFGLKCVVYMGAVDVARQAPNVFRMKMLGAEVVPVESGTKTLKDAMNEALRDWVTNVADTFYCIGTVAGPHPYPAMVRDFQSVIGRETREQMIAQEGRIPDSLVACIGGGSNAMGLFHPFLDDREVEIFGVEAAGHGVQSGLHAASLTGGKPGVLHGNRTYLLMDGDGQIADAHSISAGLDYPGIGPEHAWLHEMGRVTYLSATDSETLEAFKLCSMLEGIIPALEPAHALSKVLELAPQRPAEHLMVMNMSGRGDKDIPQVAEIFGTKI from the coding sequence GTGACCATCGCGCCCGAGCCCAACTCCTTCCGCACCGGCCCCGACGAGCGCGGCCGCTTTGGCATCTTCGGCGGCCGCTTCGTCGCCGAGACGCTGATGCCGCTGATCCTCGAGCTCGAGGCGGCCTACGAGACGGCCAAGAAGGATCCGGCCTTCCAGGCCGAGATGGAGAGCTACGGCACGCACTATATCGGCCGGCCGAGCCCGCTCTACTACGCCGAGCGCCTGACCGAGCACCTGCGCGCCAAGGCGCCGGCGGGGCAGGGCGCCAAGGTCTATTTCAAGCGCGAGGAGCTGAACCATACCGGCTCCCACAAGGTGAACAACGTGCTGGGCCAGATCCTGCTGGCCCGCCGCATGGGCAAGCCGCGGATCATCGCCGAGACCGGCGCCGGCCAGCACGGCGTCGCCACCGCGACGCTCTGCGCGCGCTTCGGCCTCAAGTGCGTCGTCTACATGGGCGCGGTCGACGTCGCCCGGCAGGCGCCCAACGTCTTCCGCATGAAGATGCTCGGCGCCGAGGTGGTCCCGGTGGAATCCGGCACCAAGACCCTCAAGGACGCCATGAACGAGGCGCTGCGCGACTGGGTCACCAACGTCGCCGACACGTTCTACTGCATCGGCACGGTGGCGGGCCCGCACCCGTACCCGGCGATGGTGCGCGACTTCCAGTCGGTGATCGGCCGCGAGACCCGCGAGCAGATGATCGCGCAGGAGGGCCGGATCCCGGACTCCCTCGTCGCCTGCATCGGCGGCGGCTCGAACGCCATGGGCCTGTTCCACCCGTTCCTCGACGACCGCGAGGTCGAGATCTTCGGCGTCGAGGCCGCGGGCCACGGCGTCCAGTCGGGCCTGCACGCGGCCTCGCTGACCGGCGGCAAGCCGGGCGTGCTGCACGGCAACCGCACCTACCTGCTGATGGACGGGGACGGCCAGATCGCCGACGCCCACTCGATCTCGGCCGGCCTCGACTACCCGGGCATCGGCCCCGAGCACGCGTGGCTGCACGAGATGGGCCGGGTCACCTACCTGTCGGCGACCGATTCCGAGACGCTGGAGGCGTTCAAGCTCTGCTCGATGCTGGAGGGGATCATCCCCGCCCTGGAGCCGGCCCACGCCCTGTCCAAGGTCCTGGAGCTCGCGCCCCAGCGCCCGGCCGAGCACCTCATGGTGATGAACATGTCGGGCCGCGGCGACAAGGACATCCCGCAGGTGGCCGAGATCTTCGGCACGAAGATCTGA
- a CDS encoding cell envelope integrity EipB family protein, which yields MRLRLSHLLTAGILICAGPARAAPPAGPEPEAKPPAPEIVLANHRAVYDLSLAEGGGTRSVESARGRIVIDFRGDACRGYTMQTRQVTELSSGETGARLSDMRSTTFEGGQGREFRFKTTTLTNNKPAAPVDGTASEQGDALTVRLKGGPKPFTVEGPVLFPSEHMRRLIEAARAGQSTLAVKVFDGSDDGRKVYDTFAVIGHAATGPAPAADSTRDKPLREGSLAAMPHWPVRLSYYTEGAGERTPIYTLGFDLYENGVSGALKLDYGDFAILGDMTALDIDAKAGRADREAGKGCTP from the coding sequence ATGCGCCTGCGCCTCTCCCACTTGCTGACGGCCGGCATTCTCATCTGCGCCGGGCCCGCCCGCGCGGCCCCGCCGGCCGGGCCCGAGCCGGAGGCCAAGCCGCCGGCGCCCGAGATCGTGCTCGCCAACCACCGCGCGGTCTACGACCTGTCGCTCGCCGAGGGCGGCGGCACCCGCTCGGTGGAGAGCGCCCGCGGGCGCATCGTCATCGATTTCCGGGGCGACGCCTGCCGCGGCTACACGATGCAGACCCGCCAGGTGACGGAGCTGTCCTCCGGCGAGACCGGCGCGCGCCTGTCCGACATGCGCAGCACCACCTTCGAGGGCGGGCAGGGGCGCGAGTTCCGGTTCAAGACGACGACGCTCACCAACAACAAGCCCGCCGCCCCCGTGGACGGGACCGCCTCCGAGCAGGGCGACGCCCTGACGGTGAGGCTGAAGGGCGGCCCGAAGCCGTTCACCGTGGAGGGGCCGGTCCTGTTCCCGAGCGAGCACATGCGCCGCCTGATCGAGGCGGCGCGGGCCGGCCAGTCGACCCTCGCGGTCAAGGTCTTCGACGGCTCGGACGACGGCCGGAAGGTCTACGACACCTTCGCGGTGATCGGCCACGCCGCGACCGGCCCGGCCCCGGCCGCCGACTCGACCCGCGACAAGCCCCTGCGCGAGGGCTCGCTGGCCGCCATGCCGCACTGGCCGGTCCGCCTCAGCTACTACACCGAGGGCGCCGGGGAGCGCACGCCGATCTACACCCTCGGCTTCGACCTGTACGAGAACGGCGTCAGCGGCGCGCTCAAGCTCGATTACGGCGACTTCGCCATCCTGGGCGACATGACCGCCCTCGACATCGACGCCAAGGCCGGGCGGGCCGACAGGGAGGCGGGGAAGGGCTGCACGCCCTGA
- a CDS encoding type II toxin-antitoxin system VapC family toxin → MFVDASALTAILTDETDAAALAARLQRALRRVTSPLAVWETGVAVARHLDLPVPAAREAVHAYLDLAGIEILAVPPEAEAGALDAYDRFGKGRHPAGLNFGDCFAYACARAHGVPLLYKGNDFPLTDIETA, encoded by the coding sequence ATGTTCGTGGATGCGTCGGCCCTCACGGCGATCCTCACCGACGAAACGGATGCGGCGGCCCTGGCGGCCCGGCTTCAGCGGGCGCTGCGCCGCGTGACGTCGCCCCTGGCAGTCTGGGAAACCGGCGTGGCCGTGGCGCGCCACCTCGATCTCCCGGTCCCGGCCGCCCGCGAGGCGGTGCACGCCTATCTCGACCTCGCCGGCATCGAGATCCTGGCCGTCCCGCCGGAGGCCGAAGCGGGTGCGCTGGACGCCTACGACCGCTTCGGCAAGGGCCGGCACCCGGCCGGCCTGAACTTCGGCGACTGCTTCGCCTACGCCTGTGCCCGCGCCCACGGCGTCCCGCTGCTCTACAAGGGCAACGACTTCCCGCTCACGGACATCGAGACCGCCTGA
- a CDS encoding type II toxin-antitoxin system VapB family antitoxin, whose amino-acid sequence MPLYVKDPQVDALATQLMALLGTSKTDAVRRALQNEIARQTNRPDLVARTADFVRALHERAGPDRKPADAAFIDGLYERT is encoded by the coding sequence ATGCCGCTCTACGTCAAGGATCCGCAGGTCGACGCGCTCGCGACCCAGCTCATGGCGCTGCTGGGCACGAGCAAGACCGACGCGGTGCGCCGCGCGCTTCAGAACGAGATCGCCCGCCAGACGAACCGGCCCGATCTCGTCGCGCGGACGGCCGACTTCGTCCGTGCCCTGCACGAGCGCGCCGGTCCGGACCGGAAGCCCGCCGACGCGGCGTTCATCGACGGTCTGTACGAGCGCACCTGA
- a CDS encoding DUF2252 family protein, with amino-acid sequence MDMQVPARSGRDASVLNHRRLCKIASSPHAYVRGSTARFYELIAGMPAGTLPEGPPVWICGDAHLGNLGALAGPDGGIDIQIRDLDQTVVANPAFDLVRLALSLVTAALNATLPGIVTARMMDAMADGYADGIADPEGAERGVDPSEIVVTTKRRALGRRWRHLSRERLKGKAARLPRGSRFFDLDPDEQASLTALVRDPEIRRLVLALGSAADGAEIRLLDAAYWIKGCSSLGRLRYAALVEVLGGDRPQLALLDVKEAVPHLAPAAAGIAVPPDHAERVVAGARALSPNLGDRMVAGHVGDRAGGTPVTVRELLPQDLKIDAEQFSRGEAVRVSRHLAAILGRAHGRQMGAADRRTWIDAVRAPGPGPDAPGWLWSVVTDLMGAHQRGYLEHCRRIAREARDAA; translated from the coding sequence ATGGACATGCAGGTACCGGCACGATCCGGCCGCGACGCGAGCGTGCTGAACCACCGCCGCCTGTGCAAGATCGCCTCCTCGCCGCACGCCTACGTCCGCGGCAGCACGGCGCGGTTCTACGAGCTGATCGCCGGGATGCCGGCCGGCACCCTGCCCGAGGGGCCGCCGGTCTGGATCTGCGGCGACGCGCATCTCGGCAATCTCGGCGCGCTCGCCGGCCCGGACGGCGGGATCGACATCCAGATCCGCGACCTCGACCAGACCGTCGTGGCGAACCCGGCCTTCGACCTCGTCCGGCTCGCGCTCTCCCTGGTCACCGCGGCGCTCAACGCGACCCTGCCGGGCATCGTCACCGCCCGGATGATGGACGCCATGGCGGACGGCTACGCCGACGGGATCGCCGATCCCGAGGGGGCCGAGCGGGGCGTCGACCCGTCCGAGATCGTCGTCACGACGAAGCGGCGGGCGCTCGGCCGGCGCTGGCGCCACCTCTCGCGCGAGCGGCTGAAGGGCAAGGCCGCCCGGCTCCCGCGGGGCAGCCGGTTCTTCGACCTCGACCCCGACGAGCAGGCGTCGCTGACGGCGCTGGTCCGCGACCCGGAGATCCGCCGCCTCGTCCTGGCGCTCGGCAGCGCGGCCGACGGCGCCGAGATCCGGCTGCTCGACGCCGCCTACTGGATCAAGGGCTGCAGCTCCCTCGGGCGCCTGCGCTACGCCGCCCTGGTGGAGGTCCTGGGCGGCGACCGCCCGCAGCTCGCCCTCCTCGACGTCAAGGAGGCCGTGCCGCACCTCGCGCCGGCCGCCGCCGGGATCGCGGTGCCGCCCGACCACGCCGAACGCGTCGTCGCGGGCGCGCGGGCGCTGTCGCCCAACCTCGGAGACCGGATGGTCGCCGGCCATGTGGGCGACCGCGCCGGCGGCACGCCCGTCACGGTCCGCGAGCTGCTGCCGCAGGATCTCAAGATCGACGCCGAGCAGTTCTCCCGCGGCGAGGCGGTCCGGGTCTCCCGGCACCTCGCCGCCATCCTGGGCCGGGCCCACGGCCGCCAGATGGGCGCGGCCGACCGCCGGACCTGGATCGACGCCGTGCGGGCGCCGGGGCCGGGCCCCGACGCCCCCGGCTGGCTCTGGTCGGTGGTCACCGACCTGATGGGCGCGCACCAGCGCGGCTACTTGGAGCATTGCCGCCGGATCGCCCGCGAGGCGCGGGACGCGGCCTGA